A region of Anolis sagrei isolate rAnoSag1 chromosome 2, rAnoSag1.mat, whole genome shotgun sequence DNA encodes the following proteins:
- the MYORG gene encoding myogenesis-regulating glycosidase, with translation MYTFLPENFTPVKQKPVKDLKPMIVAIVLGLGLFIAAVVAWCYYVASLRKAERLKTEQMDLHQDGFTIKNQNGELVFQLDFQSGLLDLESCSREGANLTCTRTDKGRVNFFIKIVTPKDTVMCYRVRWEEFVADTVVEHKMFWGDAHWYGGCEMSVQHWPIQLPGSQEPTPFVTSDVYSFRNSFGGILERYWLSSKAAAIKINDSVPFHLGFNATERSLTFQARYKDSPYKPPLGQPPFPELSYRVCIGSDITSIHKYMVRRYFYKPSKIPSRNAFRYPIWSTWALYKNDIDQDKLLRFSEKIKKYKFNCSHIEIDDTYTQAYGDFDFDPVKFPNATETFEKLKEDGFEITLWTHPFINYNSSNFGVGIERQLFIKEPTGRLPAMVEWWNGIGAILDFTNPSARDWFQNHLRQLRNNYGISSFKFDAGEISYLPKQFSTFRPLSDPNIWSRRYTEMAIPFYELAEVRVGYQSQNISCFFRIIDRDSVWGYELGLKSLIPTVLTISMLGYPFISADMIGGNFFPNKTDGAVEIPDRELYIRWLELSAFMPSMQFSIPPWLYDREVVDIALKFTKLHESLVAPLLLELAGEVTDTGDPIIRPVWWISPNDESTHKIDSQFLIGDTLMVAPVLEMGKQERDIYIPAGKWRSYKGELFDKTPTLVTDYPVDLDEVAYFVWVS, from the coding sequence ATGTACACCTTTTTGCCGGAGAACTTCACTCCGGTGAAGCAGAAGCCGGTGAAAGACCTGAAGCCCATGATCGTGGCCATCGTGCTGGGCCTGGGCCTCTTCATCGCGGCCGTGGTGGCCTGGTGCTACTACGTGGCGTCCCTCCGGAAGGCCGAGCGGCTCAAGACGGAGCAGATGGACCTCCACCAGGACGGCTTCACCATCAAGAACCAGAACGGGGAGCTGGTCTTCCAGCTGGACTTCCAGTCGGGGCTCCTGGACTTGGAGTCCTGCTCCAGGGAAGGGGCGAACCTGACTTGCACCCGGACGGACAAAGGGAGGGTCAATTTCTTCATCAAGATCGTGACCCCCAAGGACACGGTGATGTGTTACCGCGTGCGGTGGGAGGAGTTTGTGGCGGACACTGTGGTGGAGCACAAGATGTTCTGGGGAGATGCCCACTGGTATGGTGGCTGCGAGATGAGCGTCCAGCACTGGCCCAtccaactcccagggtcccaagAACCCACACCTTTTGTGACCAGCGATGTCTATTCGTTCCGGAACAGCTTTGGAGGCATCTTGGAGCGGTATTGGCTCTCCTCCAAAGCGGCGGCCATCAAGATCAACGACTCGGTGCCCTTCCACTTGGGGTTCAACGCCACCGAGAGGTCTCTCACCTTCCAAGCCAGGTATAAGGACTCTCCTTACAAGCCTCCGTTGGGACAGCCGCCTTTCCCAGAGCTCAGCTACCGGGTTTGCATCGGTTCCGACATCACCTCCATCCACAAATACATGGTGCGGAGATACTTCTACAAGCCGTCCAAGATCCCTTCAAGGAACGCCTTCCGGTACCCGATCTGGTCGACGTGGGCCTTGTATAAGAACGACATCGACCAAGACAAGCTGCTCCGTTTTTCGGAAAAGATTAAGAAATACAAGTTCAACTGCAGCCACATTGAAATCGACGATACGTACACGCAGGCCTACGGGGACTTCGACTTTGACCCCGTCAAGTTTCCCAACGCGACGGAGACGTTCGAGAAGCTCAAAGAAGACGGGTTTGAGATCACCCTCTGGACGCACCCtttcatcaactacaactcctccaACTTCGGAGTGGGGATCGAGCGGCAACTGTTCATCAAGGAGCCGACGGGGAGGCTGCCGGCGATGGTGGAGTGGTGGAACGGCATCGGCGCCATCTTGGATTTCACCAACCCTTCCGCCAGGGACTGGTTTCAGAACCACCTGAGGCAGCTCCGCAACAACTACGGCATCTCCTCCTTCAAGTTCGACGCCGGGGAGATCAGCTACCTGCCCAAACAGTTCAGCACCTTCCGACCGTTGTCCGACCCCAACATCTGGTCTCGGCGCTACACGGAAATGGCCATCCCTTTTTACGAACTGGCCGAAGTCCGGGTGGGGTACCAGTCCCAAAACATCTCCTGCTTCTTCCGGATCATTGACAGGGATTCGGTGTGGGGCTACGAGCTCGGCCTGAAGTCCTTGATCCCAACCGTCCTGACGATAAGCATGCTTGGATACCCTTTCATCTCAGCCGACATGATCGGCGGGAACTTCTTCCCCAACAAGACGGACGGCGCAGTGGAGATCCCGGACCGGGAGTTGTACATCCGTTGGCTGGAGCTCTCGGCCTTCATGCCCTCCATGCAGTTCTCCATCCCTCCCTGGCTGTATGACCGAGAGGTCGTGGACATCGCCCTCAAGTTCACCAAACTCCATGAGTCTTTGGTGGCACCACTCTTGCTGGAGTTGGCCGGGGAGGTCACGGACACCGGAGACCCCATCATCCGCCCCGTCTGGTGGATCTCTCCCAACGACGAGTCCACCCACAAAATAGACTCCCAGTTCCTCATTGGGGACACACTGATGGTGGCCCCCGTTTTGGAGATGGGCAAGCAAGAGCGGGACATCTACATACCGGCCGGCAAATGGCGCAGCTACAAAGGAGAGCTCTTCGACAAGACGCCCACGTTGGTCACCGACTACCCTGTTGACTTGGACGAAGTGGCCTATTTCGTCTGGGTGTCCTAA
- the LOC132766395 gene encoding myogenesis-regulating glycosidase-like has product MQKQHGEAFPQQRKEEKSSRWKPSSSEPSSQQFQFGVGTLLVVGLLFGVFAAAWRGCKVALKKTERLKKGQLDLMQDGFSLKSQNGEEVVFRQIFQSGHLDLESCSEEGDIVTCSGMDPWKSRFAIQMVRPEETMACYHVTWKEMVADSTVEHKMFWEDAHWYGGHEMSIQHWPIWLPADQEPMPFVTSDVYSFRNSFGGILERYWLSSKAVAIKINDSVPFHLGFNATERSLTFQARYKDSPYKPPLGRSPFLVLSYHICLGSDLTSVHKYMAQSYFRKPSEVPSEKMFRLPVWSTWALYKKEVDQDKILEFAQTIQKYGFGYSHLEIDDMYTQHYGDFEFDPAKFPRVTEMFEKLKRDGFSVTVWIHPFVHKDSPNFEKGMEKELFVTEAMGSSPAMVEWWNGIGAVLDVTNPSARDWLQSQLGQLRSKYGISSFKFDAGETCYLPDQFRTFQPLFDPSLWSRLYAEMAIPFYEMSEVRVGYQSQHVPCFVRVIDRDSIWGYELGLKSLIPTVLTLGLLGYPFVLPDMIGGNFLPNKTDGAVDIPDRELYIRWLELSAFMPSMQFSIPPWLYDQEVINIALKFTKLHESLVAPLLLELAAEVRDTGDPIIRPIWWISPNNELTHKIDSQFLIGDTLMVAPVLEKGKQERDIYIPAGKWRSYKGELLDKTPMLVTDYPVDLDEVAYFFQVS; this is encoded by the coding sequence ATGCAGAAGCAGCATGGAGAAGCTTTTCCACagcagaggaaggaagagaagagctcCAGATGGAAACCCAGCTCTTCGGAGCCATCCTCCCAACAGTTTCAATTTGGTGTAGGGACATTATTGGTTGTGGGGCTCCTCTTTGGGGTCTTTGCGGCTGCATGGCGTGGTTGCAAGGTTGCTCTGAAGAAGACGGAAAGGTTGAAGAAGGGGCAGCTGGACTTAATGCAGGATGGGTTTTCCCTCAAAAGCCAGAATGGAGAGGAGGTGGTCTTCAGGCAGATCTTCCAGTCGGGCCACCTGGACCTGGAGTCTTGCTCTGAGGAAGGCGACATTGTGACCTGTTCTGGGATGGACCCATGGAAGAGCCGTTTCGCCATCCAGATGGTCAGGCCTGAGGAAACAATGGCCTGTTACCATGTCACTTGGAAGGAGATGGTAGCagattcaacagtggaacacaAGATGTTCTGGGAAGATGCCCACTGGTATGGCGGCCATGAGATGAGCATCCAACACTGGCCCATTTGGCTACCAGCTGATCAAGAACCCATGCCCTTTGTGACCAGCGATGTCTATTCTTTCCGGAACAGCTTTGGAGGCATCCTGGAGAGGTACTGGCTCTCCTCCAAAGCGGTGGCCATTAAGATTAATGACTCTGTGCCCTTCCATCTTGGGTTCAATGCCACCGAAAGGTCCCTGACCTTCCAAGCCAGGTATAAAGACTCTCCCTACAAGCCCCCATTGGGACGGTCGCCCTTCCTAGTACTGAGTTACCACATCTGCTTAGGTTCGGATCTTACTTCGGTCCACAAATACATGGCACAAAGCTATTTCAGAAAGCCCTCAGAGGTGCCTTCAGAAAAGATGTTCAGGCTTCCAGTCTGGTCAACATGGGCCTTGTACAAAAAAGAAGTGGACCAGGATAAAATTCTGGAATTTGCCCAAACGATACAAAAGTATGGTTTCGGATATAGCCACCTCGAGATAGATGACATGTACACGCAGCATTATGGAGACTTTGAGTTTGATCCTGCAAAGTTTCCTCGTGTAACAGAAATGTTTGAAAAACTTAAGAGGGATGGGTTTAGTGTTACGGTCTGGATCCATCCCTTTGTGCACAAGGATTCCCCAAACTTTGagaaagggatggagaaagagctTTTCGTCACAGAGGCAATGGGGAGCTCTCCTGCCATGGTGGAGTGGTGGAACGGCATTGGCGCCGTATTAGATGTCACCAATCCTTCAGCTAGAGATTGGCTTCAGAGCCAGTTGGGGCAGCTTCGCTCCAAGTATGGCATATCGTCCTTCAAATTTGATGCTGGCGAAACCTGTTACCTTCCTGACCAGTTCAGAACCTTCCAGCCATTATTTGACCCCAGCCTTTGGTCTAGACTTTATGCCGAAATGGCTATTCCTTTTTATGAGATGTCAGAAGTCCGCGTTGGCTACCAATCTCAGCATGTTCCTTGCTTCGTCCGTGTTATTGATCGAGACTCCATTTGGGGTTATGAACTTGGACTGAAGTCCTTAATACCTACAGTCTTGACTCTGGGCCTTTTGGGATACCCTTTCGTACTTCCGGATATGATCGGTGGGAATTTTCTTCCCAACAAGACAGACGGCGCAGTGGACATCCCAGACCGGGAGCTGTACATACGTTGGCTGGAGCTCTCGGCCTTCATGCCCTCCATGCAGTTCTCCATTCCTCCCTGGCTTTACGATCAAGAGGTCATCAACATTGCTCTCAAGTTCACCAAGCTCCATGAGTCTCTGGTGGCACCGCTCTTGCTGGAATTGGCCGCAGAGGTAAGAGACACCGGAGACCCCATCATCCGTCCCATCTGGTGGATCTCACCCAACAACGAGTTGACCCACAAAATAGACTCCCAGTTCCTCATTGGGGACACCTTGATGGTGGCCCCCGTTTTGGAGAAGGGCAAGCAAGAGCGGGACATCTACATCCCGGCCGGCAAATGGCGCAGCTACAAAGGAGAGCTCTTAGACAAGACACCCATGTTGGTCACGGACTACCCTGTTGACTTGGATGAAGTGGCCTACTTCTTTCAAGTTTCTTGA